In Neorhizobium sp. NCHU2750, a single genomic region encodes these proteins:
- a CDS encoding type II toxin-antitoxin system ParD family antitoxin encodes MGEILSISMDEEMTAFVKRQVDDGRYASESDVIEEALRLLMESEEASIEAIRAAIDEGEASGEPQPLDPEAFLAELHRNHGR; translated from the coding sequence ATGGGCGAGATCCTATCGATCAGCATGGACGAGGAAATGACGGCCTTCGTGAAAAGGCAGGTCGATGACGGGCGCTATGCTTCCGAAAGCGACGTGATCGAGGAGGCCTTGCGGCTGTTGATGGAGAGCGAGGAAGCCTCGATCGAGGCCATCCGGGCAGCCATCGACGAGGGCGAGGCGTCCGGTGAGCCACAGCCACTTGATCCAGAAGCGTTTCTTGCTGAATTGCATCGTAACCATGGCCGCTAA
- a CDS encoding multidrug effflux MFS transporter: MSETRTTVLGGMLTAIGPVSMAVYTPAMPDLVRAFGTTEAAIKLSLSLYFGGFAIAQLLAGPVSDAFGRRAASIGFLLIYLLGSLIAALAIDVDWILAGRLVQGIGASVGVTVARAAVRDQFTGAQAARIMNMIGITLAVGPALGPTIGGLALSAFGWQSIFLLMVAFGGILLAGCVFFLKETAVADRSRLKPKTLLRTYAALLTDLRFLLPSLVLGGSVGALYAQGTMLPFVMIDVVGLTPTEFGMGMLVQTGSYLAGSIALRLMSGRISGSQAVTLGICFCGVGGGLMFLSVHLIDPHFVSIMGPVGICTFGIALLTPHVVTAGLASFPKVAGSASALMGFIQMGGGFAGGLVAAAFATPLKSFGTIIPAMEFIAVASYLAHRFVSKRQ; the protein is encoded by the coding sequence ATGAGCGAAACGCGCACGACGGTGCTCGGAGGCATGCTGACGGCCATCGGCCCTGTATCGATGGCGGTCTATACGCCGGCCATGCCCGATCTCGTGCGTGCTTTCGGCACCACGGAAGCCGCCATCAAGCTCAGTCTGTCGCTTTATTTCGGCGGCTTTGCCATCGCCCAGCTTCTGGCAGGCCCGGTTTCCGACGCCTTCGGCCGCCGCGCCGCCTCGATCGGTTTTCTCCTCATCTACCTTCTCGGATCGCTCATCGCCGCGTTGGCAATCGACGTCGACTGGATCCTTGCCGGTCGCCTTGTCCAGGGCATCGGTGCGTCGGTGGGCGTCACCGTCGCCCGCGCCGCCGTCCGCGATCAGTTTACCGGCGCCCAGGCCGCGCGGATCATGAACATGATCGGCATCACCCTTGCCGTCGGGCCAGCGCTTGGGCCGACGATCGGCGGGCTGGCGCTTTCGGCATTCGGCTGGCAATCGATCTTTCTCCTGATGGTCGCCTTTGGCGGTATTCTTCTTGCAGGCTGCGTTTTCTTTCTCAAGGAGACCGCCGTTGCGGATCGCTCGCGGCTGAAACCGAAAACCCTGTTACGCACCTATGCGGCCTTGCTGACGGATCTCCGTTTCCTTCTGCCATCGCTGGTTCTCGGGGGCTCCGTCGGGGCGCTCTATGCGCAGGGCACGATGTTGCCCTTCGTCATGATCGATGTCGTCGGCCTGACACCGACCGAGTTCGGCATGGGCATGCTGGTACAGACGGGATCCTACCTCGCAGGCTCGATAGCCCTCAGGCTGATGTCCGGCCGCATCTCGGGCTCGCAGGCCGTCACGCTCGGGATCTGCTTCTGCGGTGTCGGCGGCGGCCTGATGTTCCTGTCGGTCCATCTGATCGATCCGCATTTCGTCTCGATCATGGGCCCCGTCGGCATCTGCACCTTCGGGATTGCCCTGCTGACACCGCATGTCGTGACCGCCGGACTGGCGTCATTCCCGAAGGTCGCGGGCTCCGCCTCGGCACTGATGGGCTTCATCCAGATGGGTGGCGGCTTTGCCGGCGGCCTTGTCGCGGCGGCCTTCGCCACCCCGCTCAAATCCTTTGGCACGATCATCCCGGCCATGGAATTCATCGCCGTCGCCAGCTATCTCGCCCATCGCTTCGTCAGCAAGCGCCAATAA
- a CDS encoding sigma-70 family RNA polymerase sigma factor → MQVEDRDYFARLTRAVAEERDQAAFGVLFYHFAPRLKSWLTSQRMPVDEAEELVQEVMTVLWHRASLYDPNKSSLSTWLFRIARNRRVDAQRRARGKEAFGELEWMMMEAHTSDALIEGEERDARVRLALSQIPDEQMKLVRAAFFLGQTHAEIAATTGLPLGTVKSRIRLAFQHLRRSLEDNGSN, encoded by the coding sequence ATGCAGGTTGAGGACAGGGATTATTTTGCGCGCTTGACAAGGGCCGTAGCCGAAGAGCGCGATCAGGCTGCCTTTGGCGTGCTGTTCTATCACTTTGCGCCCCGCCTGAAATCCTGGCTCACCAGCCAGCGCATGCCTGTCGACGAGGCCGAGGAACTGGTCCAAGAGGTGATGACCGTCCTGTGGCACCGTGCCTCGCTCTACGATCCGAACAAATCCTCGCTTTCCACCTGGCTTTTTCGCATCGCACGAAACCGCCGCGTCGATGCTCAGCGGCGCGCCAGGGGCAAGGAAGCCTTCGGCGAACTGGAATGGATGATGATGGAGGCGCACACCAGCGACGCGCTGATCGAAGGTGAGGAACGTGACGCGCGGGTAAGGCTGGCACTCAGCCAGATCCCCGACGAGCAGATGAAACTGGTCCGCGCCGCTTTTTTTCTCGGCCAGACACACGCCGAGATCGCCGCAACCACTGGCCTGCCGCTCGGCACCGTCAAGTCCCGCATCCGGCTTGCCTTTCAGCATCTGCGCCGCAGCCTCGAGGACAACGGCTCCAATTAG
- a CDS encoding YkvA family protein — MDDVKIGEILLPGDEDTQTRREKQVRARFWPTLKKAVKYIPMGRDLIAAYYCAVDPMTPMRVRGVLLAALAYFVLPFDVIPDMFAVIGFTDDVAVLAAALRMIQGHIADRHYEAADSALADEPDLGGAAKPA, encoded by the coding sequence ATGGACGATGTGAAGATCGGTGAGATCCTGTTGCCCGGCGACGAGGACACGCAGACGCGTCGCGAAAAGCAGGTGCGGGCCAGATTCTGGCCGACGCTGAAGAAAGCCGTCAAATACATACCGATGGGCCGCGATCTGATCGCCGCCTATTATTGCGCGGTCGATCCGATGACGCCAATGCGGGTGCGCGGCGTGTTGCTTGCCGCACTTGCCTATTTCGTCCTCCCCTTCGACGTCATCCCAGACATGTTTGCGGTGATCGGCTTTACCGACGATGTCGCCGTTCTCGCGGCGGCCCTGCGGATGATCCAGGGCCATATCGCGGACCGTCACTATGAGGCCGCCGACAGCGCACTTGCCGACGAGCCCGATCTTGGCGGTGCTGCCAAGCCCGCCTGA
- a CDS encoding type II toxin-antitoxin system RelE/ParE family toxin: MIQKRFLLNCIVTMAAKPGIYILSPRARRDLADIWLYTRDRWSIIQADDYYRDLISGMEALARGGRRGKPIDEIRLGYFSLTSGSHKIIYRETIPHIIVVRILHQRMNLRRHL; encoded by the coding sequence TTGATCCAGAAGCGTTTCTTGCTGAATTGCATCGTAACCATGGCCGCTAAACCGGGCATTTACATTCTTTCTCCAAGAGCGAGACGCGATCTGGCCGATATCTGGCTCTATACCCGGGATAGGTGGTCGATCATCCAAGCGGACGACTACTATCGCGATCTGATATCGGGCATGGAAGCACTGGCCCGTGGCGGAAGACGTGGCAAGCCGATCGACGAAATCCGCCTCGGATATTTCAGCCTCACCTCCGGCTCCCATAAAATCATCTACCGCGAAACCATCCCGCACATCATCGTCGTCCGCATCCTGCATCAGCGGATGAATCTGCGGCGTCATCTCTGA
- a CDS encoding ABC transporter ATP-binding protein gives MTETIITLKNADLTLGNAAASVHVLKGIDLSINKGEAVGIIGPSGSGKSTLLMVLAGLERLDSGEIVIDGAPLHTFSEDVLAEFRGRNIGIVFQSFHLIANMTALENVAVPLELAGNRNAFDIARRELTAVGLGERLNHYPGQLSGGEQQRVAIARALAPSPALLIADEPTGNLDTETGRQIADLLFAKQAERGMTLLLVTHDNSLAARCSRQIRVRSGQIVEDSAARTPGQAVSA, from the coding sequence TTGACTGAAACCATTATCACGCTCAAAAATGCCGATCTGACCCTCGGAAACGCAGCCGCTTCCGTCCATGTGCTCAAGGGCATAGACCTGTCCATCAACAAGGGAGAGGCCGTAGGTATCATCGGTCCGTCCGGCTCCGGCAAGTCCACGCTGCTGATGGTGCTTGCCGGGCTCGAAAGGCTCGACAGCGGCGAGATCGTCATCGATGGCGCCCCGCTCCACACATTTTCCGAGGATGTGCTGGCTGAATTCCGCGGCCGCAATATCGGCATCGTCTTCCAGTCCTTCCACCTCATCGCCAACATGACGGCGCTCGAAAACGTCGCCGTTCCGCTGGAACTGGCAGGCAATAGAAACGCCTTCGACATCGCCCGGCGAGAACTGACGGCTGTTGGCCTCGGCGAGCGTCTCAATCACTATCCGGGCCAGCTCTCCGGCGGCGAGCAGCAGCGTGTCGCAATCGCCCGCGCACTCGCCCCCTCTCCCGCTCTTTTGATTGCCGACGAACCGACCGGCAATCTCGACACCGAGACCGGCCGCCAGATCGCCGACCTGCTTTTCGCCAAGCAGGCCGAGCGTGGCATGACCCTGCTTCTCGTCACCCACGACAATTCACTGGCTGCCCGCTGCTCGCGCCAAATCCGTGTCCGCTCCGGCCAGATCGTCGAGGACAGTGCCGCCCGCACCCCTGGCCAGGCAGTATCCGCATGA
- a CDS encoding invasion associated locus B family protein has translation MSVRTVALALALTFVSAGIASAQTPTRIQQFKAWGAYSYKSGNSTVCYVLSVPTTKEPASVDHGDIFFIVSQRPGQSVSYEPQAMVGYPLQANSKVIVTIDNKSFTMFTKDKAAWVENAAEEPALVNAMKTGHNMSVGAVSGRGTKTSYTYSLQGISAALKQIETCK, from the coding sequence ATGTCCGTACGCACAGTCGCACTCGCCCTGGCTCTTACTTTCGTAAGCGCAGGCATCGCCTCGGCCCAGACGCCGACCCGTATCCAGCAATTCAAGGCGTGGGGCGCCTATTCCTACAAGTCCGGCAACAGTACGGTCTGCTACGTTCTTTCCGTTCCGACGACCAAGGAGCCCGCCAGCGTCGACCACGGCGACATCTTCTTCATCGTGTCGCAGCGTCCGGGCCAGAGCGTGTCCTACGAGCCGCAGGCCATGGTGGGATATCCGCTACAGGCCAATTCCAAGGTTATCGTGACGATCGACAACAAGAGCTTCACCATGTTCACCAAGGACAAGGCAGCCTGGGTCGAAAACGCTGCCGAAGAACCGGCTCTCGTGAACGCGATGAAGACCGGCCACAACATGAGCGTCGGCGCCGTGTCCGGTCGTGGCACCAAGACATCCTACACCTATTCGCTGCAGGGCATTTCGGCGGCACTGAAGCAGATCGAGACCTGCAAATAA
- a CDS encoding SDR family NAD(P)-dependent oxidoreductase — protein MITGHPALKKHNVAVVTGAASGIGLAAARQFARLGLCVVLADLEGDRLVEAAREVAALAEDGDHDVVAIGTDVSKPEEIAALERAVVQRFGRVHVLMNNAGIQPGSSIFGPQANWESVLAVNLMGVVNGSRTFGPAMIAHGEPALIINTGSKQGITTPPGDPAYNVSKAGVKAFTEALQHELRNIEGCKVSAHLLIPGFVFTPLAAGGRTEKPAGAWTSDQTADFMLKSLERGDFYILCPDNDVDRATDERRMAWAIGDIIENRPPLSRWHPDFADASRKFISGS, from the coding sequence ATGATCACCGGACACCCCGCCCTGAAAAAGCACAATGTCGCCGTTGTTACCGGCGCTGCCTCCGGCATAGGCCTTGCCGCCGCCAGGCAGTTTGCCCGTCTAGGACTTTGCGTCGTGCTGGCCGATCTTGAAGGTGATCGCCTCGTCGAGGCCGCACGCGAGGTCGCCGCACTTGCCGAGGATGGCGACCACGACGTCGTGGCGATCGGCACGGATGTGTCGAAACCAGAGGAGATTGCGGCACTGGAGCGCGCCGTCGTCCAGCGTTTCGGCCGTGTGCACGTGCTGATGAACAATGCCGGCATTCAGCCGGGCAGCAGCATTTTCGGCCCTCAGGCAAATTGGGAGAGCGTGCTGGCCGTCAACCTCATGGGCGTCGTCAATGGCAGCCGCACCTTCGGCCCGGCCATGATCGCCCATGGCGAGCCTGCATTGATCATCAATACCGGCTCCAAGCAAGGCATTACCACGCCTCCGGGAGACCCCGCCTACAATGTCTCCAAGGCCGGCGTAAAAGCCTTCACCGAGGCATTGCAGCACGAATTGCGCAATATCGAAGGCTGCAAGGTCTCGGCGCATCTGCTGATCCCCGGCTTCGTCTTCACGCCTCTTGCCGCAGGTGGCCGGACGGAAAAGCCCGCTGGCGCCTGGACCTCGGATCAAACCGCCGATTTCATGCTGAAAAGCCTTGAGCGCGGCGATTTCTACATCCTCTGCCCCGACAACGACGTCGACCGCGCCACCGACGAACGCCGCATGGCCTGGGCGATTGGCGATATCATCGAAAACAGGCCGCCGCTGTCGCGCTGGCATCCCGACTTCGCCGATGCATCAAGGAAATTCATCAGTGGCAGCTGA
- a CDS encoding MarR family winged helix-turn-helix transcriptional regulator yields the protein MTVAAKISDDATQNDLPGDILGLLIVDTARLLRAAFENRINGMGLGLTPGEARALLHIADHAGSRQLDIASRMGVEPMTLCTYLDKLQAQGLIERHKCSADRRAKRIALTPASDDMVRRVRQELHGLLDEATSGMTGEQRRILETSLAMVNRNLQEACLPSQSAVNDRI from the coding sequence ATGACCGTGGCCGCCAAGATTTCCGACGATGCGACGCAGAACGATCTTCCGGGCGACATCCTGGGCTTGTTGATCGTCGATACCGCACGCCTGCTGCGTGCCGCCTTCGAAAATCGCATCAACGGCATGGGCCTCGGATTGACGCCCGGCGAGGCGAGAGCGCTGCTCCACATCGCCGACCACGCCGGCAGCCGACAGCTCGACATCGCCTCGCGCATGGGTGTCGAACCGATGACGCTCTGCACCTATCTCGATAAACTGCAGGCACAGGGGCTGATCGAGCGCCACAAATGCTCCGCCGACCGACGGGCCAAGCGCATCGCCTTGACGCCGGCTTCCGACGACATGGTCCGCCGGGTCAGGCAGGAACTGCACGGTCTTCTCGATGAGGCAACCTCGGGAATGACCGGGGAGCAGCGGCGGATACTCGAAACCTCGCTCGCCATGGTCAACAGGAACCTGCAGGAAGCCTGCCTTCCGAGCCAATCGGCTGTCAATGACCGCATCTGA
- the rlmN gene encoding 23S rRNA (adenine(2503)-C(2))-methyltransferase RlmN produces MSVSATLDAGTIAKKPLVANPDLFSTKPSLIGLTRPEMAKALHEKGVPEKQLRMRVNQLWHWLYIRGVSDFDQMTNVAKDMREMLKEHFTIARPEVVEEQISNDGTRKWLLRFPSRGAGRPVEIETVYIPEEGRGTLCISSQVGCTLTCSFCHTGTQKLVRNLTAEEILSQLLLARDRLGDFPGADTPPGAFVPTGERKVTNIVMMGMGEPLYNFDSVKTALLIATDGDGLSLSKRRVTLSTSGVVPEIYRTGEEIGVMLAISLHAVRDELRDMLVPINKKYPLKELLEACRKYPSLSNARRITFEYVMLKDVNDSLEDAKLMVQLLKGIPAKINLIPFNPWPGTNYQCSDWATIEKFADFINQAGYASPIRTPRGRDILAACGQLKSESERMRKTERLAFEAMMIAGHGEDDD; encoded by the coding sequence ATGTCGGTTTCCGCGACGCTCGATGCCGGCACCATTGCCAAGAAGCCACTGGTCGCCAATCCCGATCTTTTCAGCACCAAGCCGTCGCTGATCGGCCTGACGCGGCCTGAAATGGCAAAGGCGCTGCATGAGAAGGGCGTGCCGGAAAAGCAGTTGCGCATGCGCGTCAACCAGCTGTGGCACTGGCTCTATATCCGCGGCGTCTCCGATTTCGATCAGATGACCAATGTCGCCAAGGACATGCGCGAGATGCTGAAGGAGCATTTCACCATCGCCCGGCCGGAAGTCGTCGAGGAGCAGATTTCCAATGACGGTACCCGCAAATGGCTGCTGCGCTTTCCCTCGCGCGGTGCCGGCCGCCCGGTCGAGATCGAGACCGTCTATATTCCCGAGGAAGGCCGCGGGACGCTGTGCATATCGAGCCAAGTCGGCTGCACGCTGACCTGTTCCTTCTGTCACACCGGCACGCAGAAGCTGGTGCGCAATCTGACGGCGGAGGAAATTCTCTCGCAGCTGCTTCTGGCACGCGACCGGCTTGGTGATTTCCCCGGCGCGGACACGCCGCCCGGCGCCTTCGTGCCGACCGGCGAGCGCAAGGTCACGAATATCGTGATGATGGGCATGGGTGAGCCGCTCTATAATTTCGATAGCGTCAAGACCGCGCTCCTGATCGCGACCGATGGCGATGGCCTGTCTTTGTCGAAGCGTCGCGTGACGCTGTCGACATCCGGCGTGGTGCCGGAAATCTACCGCACAGGCGAGGAAATCGGCGTTATGCTGGCAATCTCGCTGCATGCTGTGCGCGACGAGCTGCGTGACATGCTGGTTCCGATCAACAAGAAATACCCGCTGAAGGAGCTGCTCGAAGCCTGCCGCAAATATCCGAGCCTGTCGAATGCCCGCCGCATCACCTTCGAATATGTGATGCTGAAGGATGTCAACGACAGCCTGGAGGATGCCAAGCTGATGGTGCAGCTGCTCAAGGGCATTCCGGCGAAGATCAACCTCATCCCGTTCAACCCGTGGCCGGGTACCAACTACCAGTGTTCGGACTGGGCGACGATCGAGAAATTCGCCGACTTCATCAACCAGGCCGGCTATGCATCGCCGATCCGCACGCCGCGCGGCCGCGATATCCTTGCCGCCTGCGGGCAGCTCAAGTCGGAATCGGAGCGCATGCGCAAGACCGAGCGGCTTGCTTTCGAAGCGATGATGATCGCCGGTCACGGCGAAGACGACGATTGA
- the thpR gene encoding RNA 2',3'-cyclic phosphodiesterase: protein MPRLFTALEVPRNVAMSLSLLRGGIPGARWIDVENYHITLRFIGDVDNRTADEIVDRLDRIDRPEFQAQLTGIGSFGSKKPHSVWAGVSVSPELLALQGEIERICQQRIGLPPDPRKFMPHVTLARLKNCRLDDVVHYLSGRGNFHTAPFTVSRFVLMSSKESVGGGPYVTEEIFSLREESGGYEYGDLETARTYF from the coding sequence ATGCCGAGACTTTTCACCGCCCTCGAAGTTCCGCGCAATGTTGCCATGTCCCTGTCGCTCCTGAGGGGCGGAATACCGGGCGCGCGCTGGATCGACGTCGAGAATTACCACATCACGCTCCGCTTCATCGGTGACGTCGACAACCGCACGGCCGACGAGATCGTCGACCGGCTGGACCGGATCGACCGTCCGGAATTCCAGGCGCAGCTGACAGGCATCGGATCCTTCGGGTCGAAGAAGCCGCATTCGGTCTGGGCTGGCGTGTCGGTATCGCCCGAGCTTCTGGCGCTTCAGGGCGAGATCGAGCGGATATGCCAGCAGCGGATCGGCCTGCCGCCGGATCCGCGCAAGTTCATGCCGCATGTGACGCTGGCGCGGCTGAAGAATTGCCGCCTTGACGATGTGGTTCACTATCTTTCCGGGCGCGGCAATTTCCATACCGCACCTTTCACCGTGTCGCGCTTCGTGCTTATGTCGTCGAAGGAATCCGTCGGAGGCGGGCCGTATGTCACAGAAGAGATATTCTCTCTGAGGGAAGAAAGCGGCGGATACGAATACGGCGATCTGGAAACGGCAAGAACCTATTTCTGA
- a CDS encoding LysE family translocator: MEFLPSPAALLAFTAAGLLLSITPGPDMTLSINRAISEGRRPALFVVFGTNIGVVCHTLLVAFGISALITASPTAFFILKTGGAAYLLWLAIQAIRFGSSLSVEKVERPATSALASMSLGFWVNILNPKIIIFFMTFLPQFVSAQDPHVTGKLIFFGIYFIAIGMPLNVIVVLAADRLSVWLQANPRILRGIDYTFAGVFSVFAAKIFFTQAR; this comes from the coding sequence ATGGAATTTCTGCCGAGCCCCGCCGCCTTGCTTGCCTTCACGGCAGCCGGCCTGCTTCTGTCGATCACGCCGGGGCCGGACATGACCCTGTCGATCAACCGGGCCATCAGCGAAGGGCGCAGGCCAGCGCTGTTCGTGGTCTTCGGCACCAATATCGGCGTCGTCTGCCACACGCTTCTGGTCGCCTTCGGCATTTCGGCACTGATTACCGCGTCACCGACCGCCTTCTTCATCCTGAAGACCGGCGGTGCCGCCTATCTGCTCTGGCTGGCGATCCAGGCGATCCGTTTCGGCTCGAGCCTGTCGGTGGAGAAAGTCGAACGCCCGGCAACAAGCGCGCTTGCCAGCATGTCGCTCGGTTTCTGGGTCAATATCCTGAACCCGAAGATCATTATCTTCTTCATGACCTTCCTGCCGCAATTCGTCTCGGCGCAGGATCCGCATGTCACCGGCAAGCTGATCTTCTTCGGAATCTATTTCATCGCCATCGGCATGCCGCTCAACGTCATCGTCGTGCTCGCCGCCGACAGGCTCTCGGTCTGGCTGCAGGCCAATCCAAGGATCCTGCGCGGCATCGATTACACCTTTGCCGGCGTCTTCTCCGTCTTTGCCGCGAAGATCTTCTTCACCCAGGCGCGATGA
- a CDS encoding arylesterase: MLSLAGIAIPAKAQEKALNLVGFGDSLMAGYQLAPTESYTAQLEAALKAKGENVAITNAGVSGDTTSGGLSRIDWSVPDGTDGVILELGANDALRGIAPEQSEKNLDAMLARLKARGIPVLLVGILAPPNMGGDYAEKFNPIYKNLAEKYGVPLYPFFLDGVVTVKGMQLEDGMHPNAKGVAVMVQHSLAVVETFLGEIRSAAK; this comes from the coding sequence ATGCTCTCTCTTGCGGGCATTGCCATTCCGGCAAAAGCCCAGGAAAAGGCGCTCAATCTGGTTGGCTTCGGCGACAGCCTGATGGCCGGCTACCAGCTGGCGCCGACGGAATCCTACACCGCCCAGCTCGAGGCAGCCTTGAAGGCCAAGGGGGAGAATGTCGCGATTACCAATGCTGGCGTTTCCGGCGATACGACATCGGGTGGCCTGTCGCGCATCGACTGGTCGGTGCCGGACGGTACGGATGGGGTTATCCTCGAACTCGGCGCCAATGACGCGCTGCGCGGCATTGCGCCGGAACAGTCGGAGAAGAACCTCGATGCGATGCTCGCCCGGCTGAAGGCGCGCGGCATTCCTGTCCTGCTTGTCGGCATACTCGCGCCGCCCAACATGGGCGGAGACTATGCCGAGAAATTCAACCCCATCTACAAGAACCTCGCCGAGAAATACGGCGTGCCGCTCTATCCTTTCTTTCTGGATGGCGTGGTGACCGTGAAGGGCATGCAGCTAGAAGACGGCATGCATCCGAACGCCAAAGGGGTGGCCGTCATGGTGCAACATTCCCTCGCCGTGGTTGAGACATTTCTCGGGGAGATCCGTTCTGCTGCAAAATAA
- a CDS encoding argininosuccinate synthase, protein MALPKDVKKVVLAYSGGLDTSIILKWLQTELNAEVVTFTADLGQGEELEPARKKAEMLGIKEIYIEDVREEFVRDFVFPMFRANAVYEGVYLLGTSIARPLISKHLIEIAKKTGADAIAHGATGKGNDQVRFELSAYALNPDIKVIAPWRDWAFKSRTDLLNFAEQNQIPVAKDKKGEAPFSVDANLLHSSSEGKVLEDPAVEAPEYVHMRTISPEAAPDQATTIKIGFAKGDAVSINGVAMSPATLLAQLNNYGRDNGIGRLDLVENRYVGMKSRGVYETPGGTILLAAHRAIESITLDRGAAHLKDELMPKYAELIYYGFWFSPEREMLQALIDKSQEHVEGEVTLKLYKGNVMVIGRESAKSLYSDKLVTFEDDQGAYDQKDAAGFIKLNALRLRTLAKRNQVK, encoded by the coding sequence ATGGCACTCCCGAAAGACGTAAAGAAGGTCGTTCTCGCCTATTCCGGCGGTCTCGATACCTCGATCATCCTGAAATGGCTGCAGACCGAGCTTAATGCAGAAGTCGTCACCTTCACGGCCGATCTCGGCCAGGGTGAAGAACTGGAGCCGGCACGCAAGAAGGCCGAGATGCTCGGCATCAAGGAGATTTATATCGAGGACGTCCGCGAAGAGTTCGTCCGCGATTTCGTCTTCCCGATGTTCCGTGCCAACGCTGTCTATGAAGGCGTTTACCTGCTCGGCACGTCGATCGCCCGCCCGCTGATCTCCAAGCACCTGATCGAGATTGCCAAGAAGACCGGTGCCGACGCGATCGCCCATGGCGCGACCGGCAAGGGCAACGACCAAGTCCGTTTCGAGCTTTCCGCCTATGCGCTGAACCCCGACATCAAGGTCATCGCTCCCTGGCGCGACTGGGCTTTCAAGAGCCGTACCGACCTTCTGAACTTTGCCGAGCAGAACCAGATCCCGGTTGCCAAGGACAAGAAGGGCGAAGCGCCGTTCTCGGTCGACGCCAACCTGTTGCACTCGTCTTCCGAGGGCAAGGTTCTGGAAGATCCGGCAGTCGAGGCTCCGGAATATGTGCATATGCGCACCATTTCTCCGGAAGCCGCGCCCGACCAGGCCACCACGATCAAGATCGGCTTTGCCAAGGGTGATGCCGTGTCGATCAACGGCGTCGCCATGTCGCCGGCGACCCTGCTTGCCCAGCTCAACAATTATGGTCGCGACAACGGCATCGGCCGTCTCGATCTCGTCGAGAACCGCTATGTCGGCATGAAGTCGCGCGGCGTCTACGAGACCCCCGGCGGCACGATCCTGCTCGCAGCCCACCGTGCGATCGAATCAATCACGCTCGACCGCGGCGCTGCTCACCTCAAGGATGAGCTGATGCCGAAATATGCGGAGCTGATCTATTACGGCTTCTGGTTCTCGCCGGAGCGCGAAATGCTGCAGGCCCTGATCGACAAGAGCCAGGAACATGTCGAAGGCGAAGTGACGCTGAAGCTCTATAAGGGCAATGTCATGGTCATCGGCCGCGAGTCGGCCAAGTCGCTCTATTCCGACAAGCTGGTCACCTTCGAGGACGACCAGGGCGCCTATGACCAGAAGGACGCTGCGGGCTTCATCAAGCTCAATGCGCTGCGCCTGCGCACGCTCGCCAAGCGTAACCAGGTGAAGTAA
- a CDS encoding 4a-hydroxytetrahydrobiopterin dehydratase: MPYELFDAETAAKALADLDGWELSADGAAIRKSFKFPSFARAFGFMTECAMAAERLDHHPDWSNSYSRVDVKLTTHAKKQLTDRDFKLAAIMDEAWLRHL, encoded by the coding sequence ATGCCCTATGAGTTGTTCGACGCCGAGACGGCGGCCAAGGCCTTGGCTGACCTTGATGGCTGGGAGCTTTCGGCCGATGGCGCTGCCATCCGCAAATCTTTCAAATTTCCCTCCTTCGCCCGTGCTTTCGGCTTCATGACGGAATGCGCCATGGCGGCAGAGCGGCTCGATCATCATCCCGACTGGAGCAACAGCTATTCTCGCGTGGATGTGAAACTGACCACCCATGCCAAGAAGCAGCTGACCGATCGGGATTTCAAGCTTGCCGCGATCATGGACGAGGCGTGGCTGCGCCATCTTTGA